Sequence from the Candidatus Binatia bacterium genome:
CTGAATGACGTCATGACACACCGCGAGTACGAGGTACGCGAACGCTCCGCCAGCGCCACGGTCAGCCGCGGCGGCATTCTGTTTACGCGCGTCCTGGAGATGGACGGGGTCGCCATCATGTGCGGCTGCGCCCCGCTCGTCATTCCGGCGGACGAACACCTTTGGCTGCTCGACCTGCGCCATGCGCTGACCCGCAAGCGGATACCCATGACTGAAGAGATGCTGCACACGCACGCGGAGGCGCTGCGCAGCGCCTACTTCGACGTCGCCGACCGGGTGTATCACCCGCAACTGCCCACGCTCTGCAACACCGACGGCGACCCGCTGCTCTTGCAAACGCTGCACTTCGACTTGCGCTGCAGCCCGCGCGCCGCCTTCGACCGGCTGCGCTCGTTGTCCCTCGACCGGCCGCAAGAGGACTGCATGGAAGATCCCGAGTACGATGCGGACGGCGCCTTGCGCGCCGTCCGCTTCACCTGGCTCAAGCGCGGCAACGCCAAGCATGAGAGCTGGGACAATACCATCCTCGGAACCCTGCGGATCAACGGCACCAAGCTGACCATCGACGTGAACTCGCAACGCCGCGCTGACATCATCCGCGGCGAGGTAGAACGCCAGCTCGGCGCCGACGTCGTTTACCGCACCACCGTGTTTGAGTCGGTGAAAAAGGCCCTCGAGGAGCGACGCGCGCGCCCGGAAACCGCAAAGGAGCGGAGCGCCCGGGAAGCCGACGAACGCCTCAACGCCCTACCCGAGGTGCAGGAACAGCTCCGCGCCATGGCCGCCGCGCACTGGCGGCGCTGGCTCGATGAGAAGATTCCCGCGCTGCGCAACCGCACACCGCGCCAAGCCAGCCGCACCGCGGAAGGACGCGAGCGGCTCGAAGCTCTGTTGCAGTCCTTCGCTGCGAACGACACCGCGCACGGCCCCACACCGTTCAGCGCCGATGTGACGGCGCTGCGCAAGGAACTTGGGCTGAGCCCATGAACGGCGCTGGCTTCCCCTGCCCGGCAATATGGCGCGGGCGCATTCGCGCCAGCGCCGGCGTAGCCACGAGCCTTCCGCCAGAAGCGGTCGCGCGGTTTGACGCCGACTTGCAGGCCCTCCTGACGCAGCGGTTCCCAGACGAACCGTTGCAGATACCTCACCGCATCTTCTCCGTCATAGGCCGCAATCCTCCAGGAAGCCGGCGCGGATACTGATTCGATCATTTGCATTTGCCCCGACGCTGTGGGAATCGGCTCGGTTGGGGAGGAACGAGACACAGTGCCTGTCACGTATCGCGATGCGGGGGTGAGCATTGCTGCCGGCGATCGCGTCACCGCGGCGGCGCAGGCCGCGGCCCGAGCCACGGTGCGCCCGGAGGTGGTCGCGGGCGTCGGCGGATTCGGCGCGCTGTTTCGTATTCCGCGCGGTTATCGGCGGCCGTTGTTGGTAGCCTCTACCGACGGCGTGGGGACCAAGCTGCGGATCGCGCTGATGATGAAGCGCCACGACACCATCGGCATCGATCTGGTGGCCATGAACGTCAACGACATCCTGACGCTCGGCGCGGAGCCGGTGGCCTTTCTCGACTACTACGTGACCGACAAGCTGCGGCCGCAGGTCGCCGCCGCCGTGTTGAAGGGTATTGCCCGCGGCTGCCGGCTGGCGGGATGTAGCCTGATCGGGGGGGAAACGGCAGAGCACCCGGGCTGCTTCATCCCGGGTGAGTACGACCTGGCCGGGTTCACCGTCGGCGTCGTCGAAGCGGACGCGGTCATCGACGGTCGGCGCATTGTCCCCGGTGATGTCGTCATCGGGTTGCCGTCGAGCGGCCTGCACAGCAACGGCTACTCGCTGGTTCGCCGTTTGTGTTTCGAGAAGGGGCGCCTGTCGCTCCGGGCTCGGCCGGAGGAGCTGAGCGTGCCGTTGGGCGAGGAGCTGCTGCGGCCGACACGGATCTACGTGCCGGTGGTGCGCCAACTCCCGCCGCGCCTGATCAAGGGCATGGCGCACATCACCGGCGGCGGCATCACCGGCAATTTGCCGCGCATCCTTCCCAAGGGCTGCGCGGCGCGTATTCGCCTCGGCACCTGGCCGGTTCCCGGCATCTTCGATTTGCTCCAGCGCCTCGGATCGGTGCAGCGGGACGAGATGTTCCAGACCTTCAACATGGGCATCGGGTTCATCCTGGTCGTCGGCAAACGCCAGGCGGATGCGGTCATGGATGGGCTCAAACGGCAGCGCGAGCGCGCCTACATCATCGGCGAGGTCGTGCGCGCCGGGCGCGGATCGCGGCAACGCGTGGTCTTGGAAGGTTCGATTTGAGAATCAAACCGGCGGTCGGCGCGTGCTGTTTCCGACCGGCGCTTCATCGAAAAGCACAGCCGCGACGCCCTCGGAACCGTGATCAAGCTCCATTTCAAGGCGACGCAGCA
This genomic interval carries:
- a CDS encoding SEC-C metal-binding domain-containing protein: MADVTRAGRNDPCPCGSGKKHKRCCLTQAEAVDFTWQRLRRAEGSVVEKVLAFAKAHYGAEVIVHAWDAFSLGAKGEPADDPLFESAFIPWFTFNWVPDPALAIDGPLPGRAPLALQAVSAHPDRFDDFEQHFARAMCQRPYSFYAVTAVAPGRSITLNDVMTHREYEVRERSASATVSRGGILFTRVLEMDGVAIMCGCAPLVIPADEHLWLLDLRHALTRKRIPMTEEMLHTHAEALRSAYFDVADRVYHPQLPTLCNTDGDPLLLQTLHFDLRCSPRAAFDRLRSLSLDRPQEDCMEDPEYDADGALRAVRFTWLKRGNAKHESWDNTILGTLRINGTKLTIDVNSQRRADIIRGEVERQLGADVVYRTTVFESVKKALEERRARPETAKERSAREADERLNALPEVQEQLRAMAAAHWRRWLDEKIPALRNRTPRQASRTAEGRERLEALLQSFAANDTAHGPTPFSADVTALRKELGLSP
- the purM gene encoding phosphoribosylformylglycinamidine cyclo-ligase, which produces MPVTYRDAGVSIAAGDRVTAAAQAAARATVRPEVVAGVGGFGALFRIPRGYRRPLLVASTDGVGTKLRIALMMKRHDTIGIDLVAMNVNDILTLGAEPVAFLDYYVTDKLRPQVAAAVLKGIARGCRLAGCSLIGGETAEHPGCFIPGEYDLAGFTVGVVEADAVIDGRRIVPGDVVIGLPSSGLHSNGYSLVRRLCFEKGRLSLRARPEELSVPLGEELLRPTRIYVPVVRQLPPRLIKGMAHITGGGITGNLPRILPKGCAARIRLGTWPVPGIFDLLQRLGSVQRDEMFQTFNMGIGFILVVGKRQADAVMDGLKRQRERAYIIGEVVRAGRGSRQRVVLEGSI